A stretch of DNA from Chelonoidis abingdonii isolate Lonesome George chromosome 8, CheloAbing_2.0, whole genome shotgun sequence:
GAGTGCATGCTATTGGATAATCTCCATGTGCAAAGCTCTGTCTTATGGGCTCCCAGATGTTAACATCCACCATACCAATCATATAACCAGTGCCTTTTGCAGACCTATGAAGGGGCTTGATATCCCATGTGGCATAGGATTGTTGGTAATGCTGTGCTGTGTTTTTGAGAATAAGGGTGGATTTTACAAATATCTGAGGGAAAACTGTGGTGGACTTCCCCCTCATTAATAATGTCTTGCAAGTTGTTCAGATGAGAAGCTATTTCTGCTGTCTCTCCGGCTTGCCCTTATTTCTGTTAAAGATGATTCCTAGCGGATATACCTCGAAGAATCTGCTTTCTATGCTTAATGGCCAACAAGCCTAGTTCTCTGGGAGCTCAAATTGAACCCCTTACCAACTTCTCTTCTGTCATTTTCTTTGTGGTTACAGAATCAAGGCAGCTATCCCTAGCATCAAGCACTGCTTGGATCATGATGCCAAATCTGTGGTTCTGATGAGTCATCTGGGTCGACCTGATGGAGTCCCTATGCCTGACAAATTCTCTTTGGCACCAGTGGTTGGAGAACTTGAAGCATTGATTGGCAGGTAAAGTATAATAGCTGTTCAGTTTCAGCAGACTCTCATTATAAATAAATCTTATAAGAAAAGATAACGTTGATGTTAGATGCATCTGTGTGTCTTGACTTGTGCTTCCAGGAAGGTCTTGTTTCTGAAAGACTGTGTGGGTCCAGAGGTGGAGAAGGCCTGTGCTGATCCCCCAACTGGCTCCATCATCCTCTTGGAAAACCTCCGATTCCATGTAGAGgaagaagggaaagggaaagatgCTTCAGGGAACAAGGTGAGCCATCTCATTTTTAACTCAGTTGTGTCTCTCCCTTATTCACTATTGTAGGGCAAGCAGATGTGACAAGGGGCTGTGTGGGATATTTTATAGAATGTGTTTAGAAAGACTCTGATATAGCTGCAGCATTTACTCTCCAAATGTCTGTGTGAAAGGCACTAATATATGATGCCACATAAAACACTATGTGGCTTTGATTGCTGTTGAGGCCACTGTGGAAATGCAAAAGAAGTTAGTAGGGGAATGACTAGATGCTTGGTTAGTAGCTGTGTTCTGGATTTGCTACTGCATATTGTGGTGATGGGTATGGCCTAAAAACTGGCCTTCTGATCCTAAAGCTTGATGGATAGAAGGGtgtttgtgtggggttttttatttatttattttttacagttaGGAATAAATTAATCCACTCATCTGAAATGATTGGACATGTTAGTGTATTGCTTTTAATATTACTAGCTAATCTGACAACTTCCTGGCAGGTTAAAAGCATCTCATGACTAGGGCAAAAAATGACACAACTtccttcaaacacacacacacgctgctcATATGTAAACATTTTGATACTGAGTAACCACATTGACAGGTGTAAAGTTAAAAGATGTTGCTGTTGAAGCCAGGAGCTCGGGATGAAGGTGCAGTAGCTGGCACTGTTATAAAGGGAGGGGTGGAGCAAACGATTGTCGGGAGGCTACTGGCTGCAGATGAAGGGTTTTTATTTTGGAATGTGAACGGGAGAAAATATAGTATTGAAGGAGATAATTTATTGCCTCTTTGCAACTTTGAGAATCATGTGTCCATCTCAGTCTTATTTCTAGGGAGTACTAATGGGATGTTTAACCACTATATTGTACCAGCACTCTGAAATACCTTGAATAAGGCTGCCTTCCCATCAGCAGCCATACAGAGGCTGTGGTGCCTTTTACCTCTGACATTTCTTGGAAGGTCAGGAAGAACACTTGCTCTCAGATGGTTTCTTTTCTTAGCATTGGTGACCCCGTTAGCCAGGCAGGCTTTGGCTCCCTTCAGATACAGTGCATGGAGTGGAATGCTGATGTACAGTACGGTGCCCTTTATAGCCTGACACACAAGACTCTGTAGCTTAGAAGAAATAGCCTAGAGAGCAAGTGAGTCTCTGAAAAGAGGGTGCTCCTGTTATGGGTACTAAGAAACCATGAACGGCTGGTATTTCTTGCCACAACCTAACTGTTGGAAGATGACAATATGCCTTATACTGAGAGGACAGATTCATTTCCTTCCTAAAGAAATAATGGTCTGTACTTGTTCCGACTTACTCTCAGGTCTCTAACTGGCTGACTACATGCTGTAGCATATCAACAGGGGCACAGACAATGGAGTGTGACAGTAAAGGAGGATGTGGCAGGCTTGGTTTTTGTCCCAACTGAATGAAAATAGATGCTGCAGTAACAGTGATATTACTAATCTGTGGCCCTGTGGAGCTAATGATAATTTCTGGTGCACACTGAACATGATGGGAAATCAAGTTTATTAAGCCCATCACTCCGCAGTGATACCTACATCTGGATCCATCTCCTGTTCTGCTTCTAGCTATTATTGGCTCTGAGAGAAGCACTTAAATTGCTTGACTAGGGGGCTACTGATAGCATTCATCTAAattctgaaatttattttttggcTTCCTTTCTTCTCAGCCCACGAGCAAAATGATGTGTCTATCATGAATACTAAACTCAGTTTAAATCTCTTGTTGCCAGTGGTTGAGCTGGAAAAGAGGCTATGAGAAGTCCTGACCAGTATCAAAGAGCTGTCTTCTAGGTGATGGGTACTAACAAGCTTCTCAGATGATCCTTACTTTCAGTAGTTGGATTTGTAGACCCAAAATGAACAATTGAGTCTGCTTTGCAATTTTTTATTGCAGAACTGCCCGTTCATATTGTAACTAAGTAACACAAACTTGTCTCTCTATCCCCTCAGATCAAGGCTGAGCCTGCAAAGGTGGATGCTTTCAGAGCATCTCTTTCTAAACTGGGAGATGTTTATGTCAATGATGCTTTTGGAACTGCCCACCGAGCTCACAGGTATGTTAACCACCTTCTACAGGCAGTGTTACAAAATGATGTCTGTCCTTTGGATTTCGCTCTGCATATGCAAGTTAGCTTAGTCCTGGTCTTTTGTTCTAGCAAGGTATCCTGAACAGCATTGCAAAGGATTTTCAGATTAGCAACTGCAACTCAACTCTGATACATTTTTTGCTGAAATCAACCAGTTTGACATTTTGCATGTTGAGTAGCCCCCGTGGTTCAAAAATGGATATAAATCTTCAGGGAAATGAAGCCTGCTGGGGATATAGTTAGGGGGATccaaatatagaatcatagaaatataaggctgaaagggatcttgagaagtcaagtccagcctcctgtgctgaggcaggacccagtAAATCTAGCCCTTCGTTGAcaaatgtttgtctaacctgtttaaAACATCcaaagatggggattccacaacctcctttggaagcttattccagtgcttaactaccctaatagctagaaagtttttttttttttttttttcccccctaatatctaacctaaatctcccttattgCAGATTCAGCCCAGTATTACTTGCCCTATTTTCAGTGTACATGGAGAGcagttctctttataacagcccttaacatacctGAAGACTGTTGTCAGGTTGCCCCGGAGTCTTCtgttctcaggactaaacatgcccagttttttaacctttccccataggtcagattttctaaagcttttctcatttttgttgcactcctATGGACTCTGCCCAATTTGACATCTTAAAGtgaggcacccagaactggacacagtattccagctgaggccttaccacTACCGATTAGAGCAGAACAATTAGCTCCTGTGTCTTGCACACAACACTTCTGTTAGTGCACTCCAGAATATTAGCCATTTTTATATCTGCATCACactgattcatattcaatttgtgatccagtataacccccagatcttGTTCAGTAATATTACTGCATAACCAGGTATTCCCcgtttttgtgtttgtgtgctgatttttttttcctcttccaaagtgaagtactttgtgcttgtcttcattgaattttgtcttgttgatttcagttctccagtttgtcaagttTTCTTTTGAATTCTAGCCCTATCCTCCAGAGTGCTTGCAATCTCTCCCAGCTCGGTGTCATCCACATATCTTATAAGCTTACTCTCCTCTCCATTATCTAAGTTTAAATATTGACTGTTCttgacccaggactgacccctgtagAACCCCACTTGATATGTTCTCCTcatttgacagtgaaccattgagcATGGTCTTTCACCCAGTTgcgcacccaccttatagtaatttcatctggactgcatttttttgttttgcttatgagaatgtcatatgggacgtgtcaaaagccttattaaaatcaaggtAGATCTATTCCTTCTtccttatccactaggccagtaatcctctcaaagaaggaaattaggtttgcatgttttgtcttgacaaatccatgctggctgttccttgcaaccctattatcctctaggtgcttacaaattcattgtttaataatttgctcccatatctttccaggtaccaaagACCTGCTAACTTGAGCTTCCCACCACGTGGGAAATGTACATACAGTTTTACCTTCAATAGCCTTGTGACATTATTTTTGGATGTATGCTGAGAAATCCCCAGTTCAATTGTCGGCTGACTAAGTTTAGTCTTGAATGACATAGTCCATGGAGCTTTTACCGATAACCATGCACCCTTTCTGAGCAAATGGCTGAATTTAACCTAGCTAAAGTATAGTCGAGTCCTGTTCGTTTTGTAGTTTTACCTCTTATAAGAATTGGCAAGCATATGAACTTTGAACTGACTTTTAGACTATTGAAACTTAAATCACTtgagagacaaaatgggtgaggccttttattggaccaacttctgttggtggaaggtacaagcttttgagagctcttcttcaggtctggagaaggaagTGAAGAGTCTGGCCAAATAAAAGTTCAGACTGCTTGTTAAGCAAAAGGGATAATGCATGTTGGAAACGGTCACTTGAAATGGAGTGAGCAATTGGGGGTTAGATTGTTACGCATAAAGAGTTTGAATTGGGCAATTTAAGGGTAACAGGCAGTGTGTGTATTACAAATTTTTGTAATGAGCCAAAAATCAGTGTCCCTGTTAAGTCAATGGTGTTTTGGTATTTAGCAGACttatttaagttcccaggctatCCTTTTGAAAGTATTGTACAAGTTTTCCCTTGAAGACAAGTAGTGAAAGATCAGACAGAGAGTTAAAATCACTTGGCTAGGACTTCTCTAGACTATCAGGCAAACAACTCTGTAATTACAGGTTGTTATCCTCTGCCCTAAAGGTTTAAACTTAGTTCAGCAGACATCCACATGTGTGGGGTGTGCATATATACATGCACAAACTCCAGGGAAGGCCTGCTTGCTGGGCTTTATTTCATAAGCCAGGGCTATGTGAAGATGaatctgcttttatttttgttattccCACCCCAGAATTTCAGACATTGGCCCATGCATGTCAAACTGTCTGTGCAAAAATTCCCTGAGCTACCTACAGAACACTAAACGTAGTAAGATTAGACGCATGTGTGGTCATTGTTTTCATACAGATttcttgctgctgttgctgctattATTGCATCTGAGTAAAGGGTTAACGTACGCTGCTGTGACCACTAAAGGTCCCCTGACACTAGGAATGTTTGGATTTTGCTGTTGGATGGCTCTGATACAGATTATAgaactcctttttcccccttATGATTCCACAGCTCCATGGTAGGCATTAATCTGCCTCAGAAAGCTGCTGGCTTCCTGATGAAGAAAGAACTGGATTACTTTGCAAAGGCTCTGGAGAGTCCAGAGAGGCCCTTCTTAGCAATCCTCGGAGGGTAAGAGTCAAGAGTGTATCTTACATGCACGGTTTCCTTTTAACATACACTCACTTCAGTGTAGAGTGAATGAACAGTTCTATGAGTTTGTGTCTTGAACAAGAATTGTTTTCTTCCTAACCAAAGAATGGTATGCAAATCTTGAGTCCCGTGTAATTCACTGGCCCTGTCTACTCCAGTGTTGCTGGCAGGCTCTGTTTTACTACTATGCTAGTTTTTTAGCTGCCCTAATCAAAGtaggggtatgtctgcactgcccaCATTACAGTGTGGCTGTGGCCATGCTGTgatgtgggcagtgtagacatgctttcTCCCACagcgattttttaaaaaaaaacccaccaccccgAACAAGGGGTAAAGCGctgtctatactggtgcttttAGCACTACGTTTTTTGTCACTCAAGtgttttttttacacccctgCGTGACTAAAGTTTTAGccctgaaagtggcagtgtagacacagccttagccAACAGCATTATGCTGTGCAGAGGAACCAGAAGCACTTTTAGTTGTAAACAGTGACCCTTATACAGAAGGCTGTCAGTCAGCGACCTTTCTGCTGGGAGTCAGAGAACCAACCTAATGCAAACTCAACATGTCTCTATGTAAGTTGACACTATCTGTCATTATGCAACTGTGACCTACTGTAGCTAGATTCACTTCAGCTCTTTACAGGCGATTAATGGACAAAGACTTCCCTGGGGGGAAGTCTGTTGAGTAACTAGGAGTAATCTCCCCATGTGCTGCTCATTCTTGTGGTATGTGTGTGCGCTTCTCAGACTGGCATGGTGGCTCTGCCAGAGTCCCTTTGACCCTGAGGAATGAATAAAAAGATAGTGTAGACACCTGGCTAAGTGATATGAGGCTTAGACTCTGCGTAGCCTCTTGTGGTCCAGTAAGACATGATTATTAAGTAACATGAACCCTGTAATCTCAGAAGAGAATATGACTTAttcctgctccttgttctgcccaTAAATGTAACCTGTTACCTAAGAAATTctcagtttgttttatttatagaaTATAAAAAGCTCAAACTTCCATTGTTCATTCTTCATAACATAACCTGGGCTTCCCAATACTCCGCAATGCTGCCTTTATTGACACCATTCAGATCTTAGAGTCACATCTTGCCTTCTGTTATATGCACATACCGCTCTCCTAGACTGGCAGGAACTGCATGCACAGCACCAATGGCAGCGTTTGGCCTGAATAGTTCCTTCAGAATTAAAGGGAACAGCAATTTACTTCTCTAGTGGAGGCTCCTGCTCGAGGAGCAGCTTGAATGGCCGAATTATCAAAACATCAAGGTTGTTGGTGAAGTCAGAGATCTCACTGCaaataagaccataagaatggctgtactgagTCACACTAACAGTCCATGTAGCCCAGggtcctgccttctgacagtggttgATGCCAGATTCTTtcaaagaaaccaacagaacagGGAAGtcacaagtgatccatctcctgtcatccagtcccagtgtctggcaggcagaggcttagggacacccattgcatggggttgcatcccagactgtcttggctaatagctaaggctgtgagtttgtcatggaggtcacggattctgaGACTTCTGCGTTGGCCggtgtgtctggctcagaggCAGCTCATGCAGCTCCTGTGCTGTCTTGCTGGGAAGCCTGGCAAGTGTCACTTTTTCTCCCCCGtttttgtaaaatgggaattgtAGCTGCTACATGAGTGTGGTGAGGCTTGAATAGGTGATATTTATACAGCAATATGAAAATATTAAGTGCTGAATATCTCCTAGGAGTTGCTGCCAGTGCTGCTGTTGTATTACTTCCTGATTTTTATTATATCTATCAGCTGTTGCAAGACCGCCTGGAGCATATCAGGCTGAGTGTTACAATTCTTGGGTGGGTAAAATGGCTCTGCTGTGCAGGTTGTCACCTCTTGAAAGGTACAAAAATCCAGCTTAAATCAAATAAATCCTGCTCAAATAGTGTTATGTCTGTCTGTATTACttgctttctcttcctctctcctcccaccagaGCTAAAGTTCAGGATAAGATTCAGCTCATCAATAATATGTTGGATCAAGTCAATGAGATGATCATTGGTGGTGGAATGGCTTTCACTTTCCTCAAAGTACTCAACAACATGGAGGTATGAAACCAGCAGTTCTGTTttagggggagcaggagggaggccaGGTGTAAAGGTGCTTGCACTAGatcattctctctcccttctcctggaGTTCAGAACTGAAAGTTCATAATCTaactcagggtttctcaaacaggggttgtcgcttgtgtaggaaaagaccccggcgggccgggccggtgtgtttacctgccccgtccacaggtccggccgctcgcggctcccactggccgcggatcgctgctccagaccaatgggagctgctggaagcagcgcgggccaagggacttactggccactgcttccaggagctgcgccgcctccagcagctcccattggtccagAGCACTGATCTGCGGCAAGTGGGAGCTGCcgttggccagacctgtggatggggcaggtaaacacaccggcctggtcTGCCGGGGGCTTTTCCTACGCAAGCgacaacccctgtttgagaaactgaTCTAACTCGAGAACAAATGTAATACTGAGTGGTCTCAGTCAGGCACCCATAATGCTGGCAATCACTGAGGTCCGGATGTTGTCAAGGAATGAGTAATGTTTTGAAAGTAAGTACATTAGACCTCGGGTGAAGCTCAGCCCTATATAGAAAGCCAGCAACAAGCGATAGGCATCAAGTGTTGGCCTTCAGAAAAGGAATTCTGTGGGGCATAGGACTCGTATTGACCCTCTGCCCCGGGGTGAATTTCTCTCTTAAAGTGCGTATAAAGGATATATctccactgcaataaaagacccatggcactACTATGCCTAGCctggtcagttgacttgggcttgtgggactCGAGGTGTTGGGCTATACAATTGCACTTTAGACACTTGAGCTCTGTCTGT
This window harbors:
- the PGK1 gene encoding phosphoglycerate kinase 1, giving the protein MSLSTKLTLDKVDVKGKRVIMRVDFNVPMKNNKITNNQRIKAAIPSIKHCLDHDAKSVVLMSHLGRPDGVPMPDKFSLAPVVGELEALIGRKVLFLKDCVGPEVEKACADPPTGSIILLENLRFHVEEEGKGKDASGNKIKAEPAKVDAFRASLSKLGDVYVNDAFGTAHRAHSSMVGINLPQKAAGFLMKKELDYFAKALESPERPFLAILGGAKVQDKIQLINNMLDQVNEMIIGGGMAFTFLKVLNNMEIGNSLFDEEGSKIIKDLMAKAEKNGVRITLPVDFITADKFDENAQSGEATVASGIPAGWMGLDCGPESIKKFVEAVGRAKQIVWNGPVGVFEWDKFAKATKALMDKVVEVTGQGCISIIGGGDTATACAKWNTEDKVSHVSTGGGASLELLEGKVLPGVNALSNV